A stretch of the Streptomyces sp. NBC_01571 genome encodes the following:
- a CDS encoding KTSC domain-containing protein, whose protein sequence is MHEQVRSSHVRSVGYSQQERVLEVVFHDGGVYRYNDVPADVHTALMAAPSKGGFLARFVKGRYVYRRVSG, encoded by the coding sequence TTGCACGAGCAGGTTCGCTCCTCGCATGTCCGGTCGGTGGGCTACAGCCAGCAGGAGCGTGTGCTTGAAGTCGTCTTTCACGACGGAGGGGTGTACCGCTACAACGACGTGCCTGCGGACGTGCACACGGCCTTGATGGCGGCTCCCAGCAAGGGCGGTTTCCTGGCCCGCTTCGTCAAGGGCCGCTACGTCTACCGCCGCGTCTCGGGTTGA
- a CDS encoding AAA family ATPase, with protein MQICSVSVEGFRCLEDVAGVPVLSQTVLTGQNEGGKTALLDALNFLLHGTALSEHDLTYVGDGDRQEPAGDAAAPHARVPQTVVTGSFSLSAEEQLRLELPEQVRIRRRFRPEAGMFLEVHRRVCQDPQLRDLAAVKLPGLKELAAAHGVEPVGQANARTSWEQPLTALAQQMKQIDAWVPADSEAAAALPTMVYFKGDSVQAPEAVIQSLLNSRLREYTRADEVAKRVTDLEDYLAESLKEDIDSIRSHIAQRCALPSVELAPQVQVRPALVGVELNVMDSQGRRFPLSSAGTGRSRRISLALWESSNELLGQHDATQTPQSDVLFVYDEPDTHLDYSHQRRIMALLQLQSSRPNARVIVATHSLNLIDGVDISSVVHLRTQEGRVRAEVLSEDSADKDVRRHLSTIATTLGFRNSVLLHERFFVAVEGVSETSAFPILFRKHAGFPIQSAGICLWAGGSNEGALRFARFLKDHGRDVAFVVDKDSRTNQKHVFRDDKLKEHGFDLKQECLYLGSPDELEDLFTNDDWAETANALWKPNAERGPWQPQEIEELRAGKFSSQLLALLKGGSPEGPKNKEDLMVGIAAHLAQDRIPAALSAVFDALVSRAQDAGPHLW; from the coding sequence GTGCAGATCTGTTCCGTTTCCGTCGAGGGCTTTCGCTGCCTTGAGGACGTCGCCGGGGTTCCGGTCCTTTCCCAGACGGTTCTGACCGGACAGAACGAGGGCGGGAAGACCGCCCTTCTGGACGCGCTGAACTTCCTGCTGCACGGAACAGCACTGAGCGAGCACGATCTCACCTACGTCGGCGACGGCGACCGCCAGGAACCGGCGGGCGACGCAGCCGCCCCGCACGCGCGCGTGCCCCAGACGGTCGTAACGGGCAGTTTCAGCCTCAGCGCCGAGGAGCAGCTGCGTCTCGAGCTGCCCGAACAGGTACGAATCCGGCGGCGTTTCCGGCCGGAGGCCGGCATGTTCCTGGAGGTCCATCGCCGTGTCTGCCAAGACCCTCAATTGCGTGACCTGGCGGCGGTGAAGCTGCCGGGGCTGAAGGAGCTCGCGGCCGCTCACGGGGTCGAGCCGGTCGGGCAGGCGAATGCCAGGACCAGCTGGGAGCAGCCGCTTACGGCGTTGGCTCAGCAGATGAAGCAGATCGACGCGTGGGTGCCGGCGGACTCCGAGGCGGCTGCGGCCCTGCCGACGATGGTGTACTTCAAGGGAGACTCCGTCCAGGCGCCCGAGGCCGTGATCCAGAGTCTGCTCAACTCCCGGCTGCGGGAATACACGCGGGCCGACGAAGTGGCCAAGCGAGTAACGGATCTTGAAGACTATCTCGCCGAGTCGCTGAAAGAGGACATCGACAGCATCCGCAGTCACATCGCGCAGCGATGCGCCCTGCCGTCGGTGGAGCTGGCTCCCCAGGTACAGGTGCGTCCGGCGCTGGTCGGCGTCGAGCTGAACGTGATGGACTCCCAGGGCCGCCGCTTCCCGCTGTCGTCTGCCGGCACCGGCCGCTCGCGTCGGATCTCACTGGCTCTGTGGGAGAGCAGCAACGAACTTTTGGGTCAGCACGACGCCACACAGACGCCCCAGTCGGATGTCCTGTTCGTCTACGACGAGCCCGACACCCACCTCGACTACTCCCATCAGCGGCGCATCATGGCGCTCCTCCAGCTGCAGTCCTCGCGGCCCAACGCGCGCGTCATCGTGGCGACGCACTCGCTCAACCTGATCGACGGCGTCGACATCTCCTCCGTGGTGCACTTGCGTACCCAGGAGGGCCGGGTTCGGGCGGAGGTACTGAGCGAGGACAGCGCAGACAAGGACGTGCGCCGGCACCTGTCGACGATCGCGACCACACTGGGCTTCCGCAACAGCGTCCTCCTGCACGAGCGGTTCTTCGTCGCCGTGGAGGGCGTATCCGAGACATCCGCGTTCCCCATCCTCTTCCGCAAGCACGCCGGCTTCCCGATCCAGTCCGCCGGGATCTGCCTGTGGGCCGGCGGCAGCAACGAAGGCGCACTGCGATTCGCCCGGTTCCTCAAAGACCACGGCCGCGACGTCGCCTTCGTCGTCGACAAAGACAGCCGCACCAACCAAAAGCACGTCTTCCGAGACGACAAGCTCAAGGAGCACGGCTTCGACCTGAAGCAGGAGTGCCTCTACCTCGGCTCCCCCGACGAGCTCGAAGACCTGTTCACCAACGACGACTGGGCTGAGACAGCCAACGCACTGTGGAAGCCGAACGCCGAACGCGGCCCCTGGCAGCCCCAGGAGATCGAAGAGCTGCGGGCAGGCAAGTTCAGCTCGCAGTTGCTGGCCCTGCTCAAGGGGGGTTCCCCTGAGGGACCGAAAAACAAGGAAGACCTCATGGTCGGCATCGCCGCACACCTCGCCCAGGACCGTATCCCCGCCGCCCTGTCCGCAGTCTTCGACGCTCTCGTCAGTCGCGCGCAGGACGCGGGGCCGCATCTTTGGTAG
- a CDS encoding HEAT repeat domain-containing protein encodes MLALDRLTPAPTSLTATHPSPSMRETAVICWGRADHRDPSLARLFAEDPNTTVRHNLAHTLAQLPPDERIEYQAITERLRTDNSARVRRATAQIP; translated from the coding sequence ATGCTCGCACTCGACCGCCTGACCCCTGCGCCTACGTCCCTGACAGCCACCCACCCCTCACCGTCCATGCGGGAGACCGCCGTGATCTGCTGGGGCCGCGCCGATCACCGGGATCCGTCCCTGGCACGCCTCTTCGCCGAGGACCCCAACACCACCGTCCGCCACAACCTGGCCCACACCCTCGCCCAACTCCCCCCGGACGAACGCATCGAGTACCAAGCCATCACCGAGCGGCTCCGCACCGACAACAGCGCACGCGTCCGCCGAGCCACCGCACAGATCCCTTAA
- a CDS encoding nucleoside triphosphate pyrophosphohydrolase family protein has translation MDFQRYQQAAIKTLQPPPIGDTDPVLIPLLGLAGEVGSLATAYKKHLRDGPAHEQGKHQLREELGDVLWYIAALAHRFDLDLDDIATASLEKTKDRWRTTPDTEHTRFDDHFPDHERLPRQTTLTFTPTTRDDGSTVIVLTREDGAPAGDPLTSASHIEDDYRFHDAFHLAHAAVLGWSPVTRFLLGRKRKSSPHTDEAEDGGRAIAIEEGISALVFSYAARHRYFADIKHIDNELLTTIGHMTAHLEVSICRAADWEHAILTGYTAWRQLREQNGGIIHLDLDQRLLTVDPL, from the coding sequence GTGGACTTCCAGCGCTACCAGCAGGCCGCCATCAAAACCCTCCAACCCCCCCCCATCGGGGACACGGACCCCGTCCTCATCCCCCTGCTCGGCCTCGCCGGCGAAGTCGGCTCCCTCGCCACCGCCTACAAGAAACACCTGCGCGACGGGCCCGCCCATGAGCAGGGCAAGCATCAGCTACGCGAAGAACTCGGCGACGTTCTGTGGTACATAGCCGCCCTTGCCCACCGCTTCGACCTCGACCTCGACGACATCGCCACTGCCAGCCTGGAAAAGACCAAAGACCGCTGGCGCACCACGCCCGACACCGAACACACCCGCTTCGACGACCACTTCCCCGACCACGAACGCCTCCCGCGCCAGACCACCCTCACCTTCACCCCCACCACCCGAGACGACGGCAGTACAGTCATCGTCCTCACCCGCGAAGACGGCGCCCCCGCTGGCGATCCCCTCACCAGCGCCTCCCACATCGAAGACGACTACCGCTTCCACGACGCCTTCCATCTCGCCCACGCCGCCGTCCTCGGTTGGTCCCCCGTCACCCGCTTCCTCCTCGGCCGCAAACGAAAGAGCAGCCCCCACACCGACGAAGCCGAAGACGGCGGCCGCGCCATTGCCATCGAAGAAGGCATCTCCGCGCTCGTCTTCTCCTACGCCGCCCGCCACCGCTACTTCGCCGACATCAAGCACATCGACAACGAACTACTCACCACCATCGGCCACATGACCGCCCACCTCGAAGTCAGCATCTGCCGCGCCGCCGACTGGGAGCACGCCATCCTCACCGGCTACACCGCATGGCGCCAGTTGCGCGAGCAGAACGGCGGCATCATCCACCTGGACCTCGACCAGCGCCTTCTCACCGTCGATCCGCTATAG
- a CDS encoding acyl carrier protein — protein sequence MLSTVTPGIDDIASVVIEFLAELQEKPAPEVRAELEDSGAELPVDSLLIVEILTRIEERYSIAIPADRQSAEATRSVQAFARAVREAIIERQ from the coding sequence ATGCTGAGTACCGTCACACCGGGCATCGACGACATCGCCTCGGTCGTCATCGAGTTCCTGGCCGAACTGCAGGAGAAGCCCGCACCCGAGGTGAGAGCCGAACTCGAGGACAGCGGAGCGGAGTTGCCGGTCGACTCGCTCCTGATCGTGGAGATCCTCACGCGCATTGAGGAGCGCTACTCCATCGCCATTCCTGCCGACCGCCAGTCGGCCGAGGCCACCCGGTCCGTGCAGGCGTTCGCCCGCGCGGTACGGGAAGCCATCATCGAAAGGCAGTAA
- a CDS encoding helix-turn-helix domain-containing protein yields the protein MTPPSSDARARDPELTRLGERLKKTRDYLNMSQQFVSDNTGIPRSAISDIERGERRVDSLELKKLARLYRQPVAYFLAEEEDADAGEYALAGLPRALAQLTDGDQKTVMEFAEYLSLRRAAEKEQDDSAEQDSQR from the coding sequence GTGACCCCTCCATCCTCCGACGCCCGAGCCCGCGATCCCGAACTCACCCGGCTCGGCGAACGGCTGAAGAAGACCCGCGACTACCTCAACATGTCGCAACAGTTCGTCTCCGACAACACCGGCATCCCCCGTTCGGCGATCAGCGACATCGAGCGCGGCGAGCGGCGTGTGGACAGCCTGGAGCTGAAGAAGCTCGCCCGCCTGTACCGGCAGCCGGTCGCCTACTTCCTTGCCGAGGAAGAGGATGCGGACGCCGGCGAGTACGCCCTGGCTGGACTGCCGCGCGCACTGGCCCAGTTGACCGACGGCGACCAGAAGACGGTGATGGAGTTCGCCGAGTACCTCTCGCTGCGGCGGGCGGCGGAGAAGGAGCAGGATGACTCCGCGGAACAGGACAGCCAGCGGTGA
- a CDS encoding ImmA/IrrE family metallo-endopeptidase, translating to MNWAVAHRIAGIAAAQAHRDLGIDRSRYVPVHQALKRAEVVGMAQPMPRLFGVYLSPADNGPAVLINANLNIVTQRHTAAHELGHHQLRHRTAADDDLSPALRWGNGSWPDEEKTAEAFAAWFLMPRPAVLAGLDRICRGQPTSPEHVYRLARELGTSYAGTVRHLQNLRLLDADRARQWTKISLAALRNSLAGGAALSAEAQVHVVTTSSHRQQIHVDVGDVLTVRSTRAAFVSLPKGLALCTDVEQAAVVTDELGDPVVLEVSAADRDEPVRLTVVRDAPRAGVHDVWPD from the coding sequence GTGAACTGGGCGGTGGCGCACCGCATCGCAGGGATCGCGGCTGCCCAGGCCCACCGTGATCTGGGCATCGACCGCAGCCGTTACGTACCGGTCCACCAGGCATTGAAGAGAGCCGAAGTCGTCGGCATGGCGCAGCCGATGCCGCGCCTGTTCGGCGTCTACCTCTCCCCCGCCGACAACGGGCCGGCCGTGCTGATCAACGCCAATCTGAACATCGTCACCCAGCGGCACACTGCGGCCCACGAGCTCGGGCACCACCAGTTGCGGCACCGTACGGCGGCCGACGACGACCTCAGCCCGGCGCTGCGGTGGGGCAACGGCAGCTGGCCGGACGAGGAGAAGACCGCGGAGGCGTTCGCCGCATGGTTCCTCATGCCGCGCCCGGCCGTGTTGGCCGGTCTCGACCGAATCTGCCGGGGACAGCCGACCAGCCCAGAGCATGTGTACCGGCTGGCAAGGGAGCTGGGCACCTCCTACGCGGGCACCGTGCGGCATCTGCAGAACCTTCGTCTGCTGGATGCCGACCGTGCTCGCCAGTGGACGAAGATCTCCCTGGCCGCACTGCGCAATTCCCTGGCGGGCGGGGCGGCCCTGTCTGCGGAAGCCCAGGTCCATGTCGTCACCACGTCATCCCATCGGCAGCAGATACACGTCGACGTCGGTGACGTGCTGACCGTCCGCAGCACCCGAGCTGCGTTCGTCTCGCTGCCCAAGGGCCTGGCCCTCTGCACGGATGTAGAGCAGGCGGCCGTGGTGACCGACGAGCTGGGCGATCCGGTCGTGCTGGAGGTGTCGGCGGCCGACAGGGACGAGCCGGTCCGGCTGACGGTGGTGCGGGACGCGCCCCGCGCCGGTGTGCACGACGTCTGGCCGGACTGA
- a CDS encoding thymidylate synthase yields MISFDVTGRDVTRAWIAACNALDRKDNPSRTGLHTVVRITDPTTDDTGFRTELDRLRTAKRHEPIDTVAGTLFPAGLAARAADHADLVSRYRAMYPQLKKFPGNVHGTYFGRLVAYPGAKKTDIDQVGNIISRLRKQASGKGPMTAAYEADLAHPDDGDVPAELLVHAADRDNLYRGFPCLSHVSFQLDRDGRVHAAALYRSHYMFERAYGNYLGLGRLLAYIADQADLAVGTLTVVAGHAHLDGPITAIRPLLSDTPPLAA; encoded by the coding sequence ATGATCAGCTTCGATGTCACCGGCCGTGACGTCACCCGCGCCTGGATCGCCGCCTGCAATGCCCTGGACCGCAAGGACAACCCGTCGCGCACCGGCCTACACACCGTCGTACGCATCACCGACCCCACCACTGACGACACGGGCTTCCGCACAGAACTGGACCGGCTGCGCACCGCCAAACGGCACGAGCCGATCGATACCGTCGCCGGCACCCTCTTTCCAGCCGGCCTCGCGGCCCGAGCCGCCGATCACGCCGACCTCGTGTCCCGCTACCGCGCCATGTACCCGCAGCTGAAGAAGTTCCCGGGCAATGTGCACGGCACCTACTTCGGCCGCCTGGTCGCCTACCCCGGCGCGAAGAAGACCGACATCGACCAGGTCGGCAACATCATCAGCCGGCTGCGCAAGCAGGCCTCGGGCAAGGGGCCGATGACCGCGGCCTACGAAGCGGACCTCGCCCACCCCGACGACGGCGACGTGCCGGCCGAGCTGCTCGTGCACGCAGCGGACCGCGACAACCTCTACCGCGGCTTCCCCTGCCTGAGCCACGTCTCTTTCCAGCTGGACCGTGACGGCCGAGTGCACGCCGCGGCGCTGTACCGCAGCCACTACATGTTCGAACGGGCCTACGGCAACTACCTGGGCCTGGGCAGACTGCTCGCCTACATCGCCGACCAGGCCGACCTGGCCGTCGGGACGCTGACCGTCGTGGCCGGGCACGCCCACCTGGACGGGCCGATCACCGCCATACGCCCGCTGCTGAGCGACACCCCGCCCCTGGCCGCATAA
- a CDS encoding nucleotide kinase domain-containing protein, producing the protein MPTTLYRIYIECMVTLLQGRRKSEGSGAAAAAGIRIAGRILHPTPVFDTYWRFAAARQAVYEARLSGGQGPWTNDPILSRYRFTNCYRAADRVSQVLIGDVIYDGEAEWEEVFFRTLLFKVFNKESTWRLLTGELGEVRWDGYDHRVFDRVLSRAFAAGERLYSAAYIVPPPQLGEQRKHRNHLRLLEMMMTSGASEKVLAASTLRDAYEVLLGYPAIGPFLAYQFVIDLNYAAAMPFSEMDFVVAGPGARDGIRKCFGVAADGIEADVIRYMADTQDEHFARLGLEFAGLRGRSLQLIDCQNLFCEVDKYARVAHPEIAGISGRSRIKQTYRSSTAPVPAWFPPKWGINAPC; encoded by the coding sequence GTGCCAACTACCCTGTATCGAATATATATTGAGTGCATGGTGACGCTGCTGCAAGGACGCCGGAAGTCGGAGGGCTCGGGGGCTGCTGCTGCGGCCGGGATCCGCATTGCGGGGCGGATACTGCACCCGACTCCCGTTTTCGACACGTACTGGCGTTTTGCTGCGGCACGTCAGGCGGTGTACGAGGCGCGGCTGTCCGGTGGGCAGGGGCCTTGGACGAATGATCCGATCCTGTCGCGGTACCGGTTCACCAACTGCTACCGGGCCGCGGACCGGGTCAGCCAGGTCCTGATCGGCGACGTCATCTACGACGGCGAGGCGGAGTGGGAGGAGGTCTTCTTCCGCACCCTGCTGTTCAAGGTCTTCAACAAGGAGTCCACGTGGCGGCTGCTGACCGGGGAGCTGGGCGAGGTGCGGTGGGACGGATATGACCACCGGGTCTTTGACCGAGTGCTGTCGCGGGCATTCGCGGCGGGGGAGCGGCTGTACTCGGCCGCCTACATCGTGCCGCCGCCACAGCTGGGGGAGCAGCGCAAGCACCGCAATCATCTGCGGCTGCTTGAGATGATGATGACGTCCGGCGCCTCGGAGAAGGTCCTGGCGGCGTCAACGCTGCGGGATGCCTACGAAGTCCTGCTGGGCTATCCGGCCATCGGTCCGTTCCTGGCGTACCAGTTCGTGATCGACCTCAACTACGCGGCCGCGATGCCGTTTTCGGAGATGGACTTCGTCGTGGCCGGGCCCGGCGCGAGAGACGGGATCCGCAAGTGCTTCGGTGTGGCGGCCGACGGCATCGAGGCCGATGTTATCCGGTACATGGCCGACACCCAGGACGAGCACTTCGCCCGCCTGGGTCTGGAGTTTGCAGGGTTGCGTGGGCGCTCGCTGCAGTTGATCGACTGTCAGAACCTGTTCTGCGAGGTCGACAAGTACGCGCGCGTCGCCCACCCGGAGATCGCAGGGATCAGCGGCCGCAGCCGCATCAAGCAGACCTACCGCTCCTCGACGGCACCGGTGCCGGCCTGGTTCCCGCCCAAGTGGGGGATCAACGCGCCTTGCTGA
- a CDS encoding TniQ family protein encodes MAAGVLRTVPLAGELTASLISRVAARYGLPTAGVLRLWTCRNSPARHDGGGARADAEVVLNEAGRRVLAELCRVEPEVLARALPAFTMDDPKISNSRDAALAQARWRTAGTVAGPAAFGCRLCTARGTGQALRAVRYLPRWHRVCLRHGR; translated from the coding sequence GTGGCAGCGGGGGTGTTGCGGACCGTGCCGCTGGCCGGGGAGCTGACCGCATCGTTGATCAGCCGTGTGGCGGCCCGCTACGGTCTCCCGACCGCCGGTGTGCTGCGGCTGTGGACGTGCCGCAACTCCCCCGCCCGGCACGACGGCGGCGGTGCGCGGGCGGACGCGGAGGTCGTCCTCAACGAGGCCGGGCGGCGGGTGCTCGCCGAGTTGTGCAGGGTGGAGCCCGAGGTACTGGCGCGCGCTTTGCCTGCCTTCACCATGGACGACCCCAAGATCAGCAACAGCCGGGACGCCGCCCTGGCGCAGGCACGGTGGCGGACGGCGGGCACGGTAGCGGGTCCGGCCGCGTTCGGCTGCCGGCTGTGTACCGCGCGGGGCACCGGACAGGCACTGCGAGCGGTGCGCTACCTGCCGCGCTGGCATCGGGTCTGCCTGCGGCACGGGCGCTGA
- a CDS encoding DNA-binding protein: MRGAAEVVAAQRRWPGVARRALRAGVEPEQAFTLAHAVVARWWEQALSWEQEEIWPRRLHQLAGGNAGSRLAWWRIVGRDAAIFPEVVAVAQALLEPAMAEVAWQASGGMRPRVRGAGNAFCYRLGERVSRTWLGPELAADHGSPLNGWKGAIVRARRHETGPPGWPEDPWHLKREQQPATMAGQLRVMAAEAQSGGSGTRWRATVPTEQRFPITQLVDEAREQLVESRGVHSDTTAEVARTLLEHLSHSAGLIDQALVHSAAAAVASGVALEEVAQWSRLAAEELAAVFAHTQTRVYETFPHLIAHSYDGVLCGKGAG, from the coding sequence GTGCGCGGCGCGGCTGAGGTGGTGGCCGCGCAGCGGCGGTGGCCGGGCGTGGCGCGGCGTGCGTTGCGGGCCGGGGTGGAGCCGGAGCAGGCGTTCACGCTGGCGCATGCGGTGGTGGCCCGCTGGTGGGAGCAGGCCCTGTCCTGGGAGCAGGAGGAGATCTGGCCGCGCCGTCTGCATCAGCTGGCGGGCGGCAACGCGGGGTCACGGCTTGCGTGGTGGCGGATCGTGGGCCGGGACGCGGCGATCTTCCCGGAGGTGGTGGCCGTGGCGCAGGCGCTGCTGGAGCCGGCAATGGCCGAGGTGGCCTGGCAGGCAAGCGGCGGGATGCGGCCTCGGGTGCGGGGCGCCGGCAATGCGTTCTGTTACCGGCTGGGTGAGCGGGTGAGCCGCACCTGGCTGGGACCCGAACTTGCGGCCGACCACGGCAGCCCGCTGAACGGCTGGAAGGGCGCGATCGTGCGCGCCCGCCGCCACGAGACGGGACCGCCGGGCTGGCCGGAGGATCCGTGGCACCTGAAGCGGGAACAGCAGCCCGCCACGATGGCCGGCCAGTTGCGCGTCATGGCGGCAGAAGCCCAATCGGGCGGCTCGGGAACCCGGTGGCGGGCCACCGTTCCTACCGAACAACGGTTCCCCATCACGCAGTTGGTCGACGAGGCGCGCGAACAGCTGGTGGAGTCGCGCGGTGTGCACAGCGACACCACCGCCGAGGTGGCCCGCACCCTGCTCGAGCACCTCAGCCACAGTGCCGGTCTGATCGACCAGGCCCTCGTGCATTCCGCCGCCGCAGCCGTCGCCTCCGGGGTGGCGCTGGAGGAGGTGGCTCAGTGGTCCCGTCTGGCCGCCGAGGAGCTGGCCGCGGTGTTCGCCCATACGCAGACCCGCGTGTACGAAACCTTTCCGCACTTGATCGCGCACAGCTACGATGGCGTTCTTTGCGGTAAGGGGGCCGGGTGA
- a CDS encoding ABC-three component system protein yields the protein MKFEQRMYARLKFLDLMADLYESAFEDFFHRVMVTRYPNFLDVRTHGNLGDQGADGLTLHSRKLYACYAPQTGGASAVKTKFIKDLASAVRQRDGQFDTFVFVHNDRRGIHPQVATMLSTADSDHPALDFEQMGTRHIWQECMGLDLAFAEDVLGCEIPVKPTVYGMGMDDLAPLLQHLKELRAEADPLMELPQVREEKLDFNQLRGESRDALLRGMRHTPLVEAFYAGGIRTLEHDEVARGFRIFYEQVRQEYRDPDDVLWQLEMYVLGNERQRPQVHRAAWVVLAHFFFRCDIFEAPPSDWSPAGLVSAQP from the coding sequence GTGAAGTTCGAGCAGCGGATGTATGCCCGTCTCAAGTTCCTCGACCTGATGGCCGACCTCTACGAATCTGCGTTCGAGGATTTCTTCCACCGAGTCATGGTCACGCGCTACCCGAATTTCCTGGATGTCCGGACCCACGGCAATCTCGGTGATCAAGGTGCGGACGGGCTCACCCTGCACAGTCGCAAGCTCTACGCCTGCTACGCCCCGCAGACGGGGGGCGCCTCCGCCGTCAAGACGAAGTTCATCAAAGACCTGGCCAGCGCCGTGCGACAGCGCGATGGACAGTTCGACACCTTCGTCTTCGTCCATAACGACCGGCGAGGGATCCACCCCCAGGTCGCGACCATGCTCTCTACCGCAGACTCTGACCACCCGGCCCTGGATTTCGAGCAGATGGGCACCCGCCACATATGGCAGGAGTGCATGGGTCTCGACCTAGCCTTCGCCGAAGACGTCCTGGGCTGCGAGATCCCGGTCAAACCCACCGTGTATGGAATGGGCATGGACGACCTGGCACCGCTGCTACAGCACCTCAAGGAACTGCGGGCCGAGGCCGATCCGCTCATGGAACTGCCCCAGGTACGCGAGGAGAAGCTCGACTTCAACCAACTCCGGGGCGAGTCGCGTGACGCGCTGCTGCGCGGCATGCGGCACACCCCCCTGGTAGAGGCTTTCTACGCTGGAGGTATCCGGACTCTGGAACACGACGAGGTCGCACGCGGATTCCGTATTTTCTACGAACAGGTGCGCCAGGAGTATCGGGACCCCGACGACGTGCTGTGGCAGCTGGAAATGTACGTCCTGGGTAATGAACGCCAGCGGCCCCAGGTACACCGGGCGGCATGGGTTGTCCTGGCGCACTTCTTCTTCCGCTGCGACATCTTCGAGGCACCTCCCAGCGACTGGAGCCCGGCAGGACTGGTGAGCGCGCAGCCGTGA
- a CDS encoding ABC-three component system middle component 6: MITPTKGIAPDRCLLAVGAQALLQLDEPRTVSQTWARLKAWRREHHHYSPVSFGWFVLSLDVLYGIGAVELHDDLLVVRNADAASLEC; encoded by the coding sequence GTGATCACACCCACCAAAGGGATCGCACCGGACCGCTGCCTGCTCGCTGTAGGCGCCCAGGCCCTCCTTCAGCTGGACGAGCCGCGGACTGTGAGCCAGACCTGGGCGCGGCTGAAGGCCTGGCGTCGGGAGCACCACCACTACTCCCCGGTATCGTTCGGCTGGTTCGTCCTGTCCCTGGACGTCCTGTACGGGATCGGTGCGGTCGAACTGCACGACGACCTCCTTGTCGTTAGGAATGCAGATGCTGCGTCGCTTGAGTGCTGA